One Thiocapsa sp. genomic window carries:
- a CDS encoding extracellular solute-binding protein, giving the protein MIGNPSRNLILGVLAVLALGPAPGSSRAAASENACTPAANQVVVRFTYGSEKESWIDAVTDGFNRQGQTTTSGKRICVQAIAKGSGESVNEIKDGRAGPDEVHATSPASDLYVNLVNYEVGEQQGGDLLKVEGFLVSSPVVIAVWEPVLATLGPIDQVGWAEIFKRSAEGQFRYGQTNPETSNSGLSALIAQFYAGAEAQAGHPVPRLSTAKLEDPQIRDFVAKVHESVIHYGRSTGFYAEKMRSDGPAYADAAVVYESDVIQANHVIREKGLPFPKLVAVYPAEGTFATNHPFAIVKRDWVDADEDEGAKRYFAYLMSPEVQAQALQYGFRPSVALDVDPKIYGMVWSAENGVQPFETVHRFLATPGGNVVLAARNAFRAIKNRAHVVLVIDRSGSMDGKLFDRERGVERSRMDLAVESANLLAESLQDRDRLSLLLYSYDVAYSDLTPKGQPIAMDAAGKQRLAAALAGVRPAGGTAMRSAIATAWSDLCEAIKANPDDRSIRVMVVLTDGVDNASKVSDKDLIRRIGFAQSDGRAGHLGDPACKVPVFGVAFGGGADDASLKAISSAAGGETRRGDSAEIREIFKRFSELL; this is encoded by the coding sequence CCATCACGCAACCTTATCCTCGGCGTCCTCGCGGTACTTGCCTTGGGTCCAGCACCCGGTTCCTCTCGAGCCGCCGCTTCGGAGAATGCCTGTACTCCGGCGGCGAACCAGGTCGTGGTGCGTTTCACCTACGGATCGGAAAAGGAATCCTGGATCGACGCCGTCACCGACGGTTTCAACCGCCAAGGCCAGACGACGACCTCCGGAAAGCGGATCTGCGTCCAGGCGATCGCGAAGGGATCGGGCGAGAGCGTGAACGAGATCAAGGATGGTCGAGCAGGACCGGACGAGGTCCATGCCACCAGCCCCGCGTCGGATCTCTACGTCAATCTGGTCAACTACGAGGTCGGCGAGCAACAGGGGGGCGATCTGCTCAAGGTCGAGGGCTTTCTCGTCTCCTCGCCGGTGGTGATCGCGGTCTGGGAGCCGGTGCTTGCGACACTCGGGCCGATCGACCAGGTCGGATGGGCAGAGATCTTCAAACGCTCGGCCGAGGGCCAATTTCGCTACGGTCAAACCAATCCGGAGACCTCCAACAGTGGTCTGTCGGCCCTGATCGCTCAGTTCTACGCGGGGGCGGAGGCTCAGGCTGGACACCCGGTTCCCCGGCTCTCGACGGCAAAGCTCGAGGATCCCCAGATCCGCGACTTCGTTGCGAAGGTCCACGAAAGCGTGATCCATTACGGGCGCTCCACCGGCTTCTATGCCGAGAAGATGCGCTCGGACGGCCCCGCTTACGCCGATGCAGCGGTGGTCTACGAAAGCGACGTCATCCAGGCCAATCACGTCATCCGGGAGAAGGGTCTCCCCTTCCCCAAGCTGGTGGCGGTTTACCCCGCGGAGGGCACCTTCGCCACCAATCACCCCTTCGCCATCGTCAAGCGCGACTGGGTCGACGCCGACGAAGACGAGGGCGCCAAGCGTTATTTTGCCTATCTGATGTCGCCGGAGGTCCAGGCGCAGGCGTTGCAGTACGGCTTTCGACCGAGCGTCGCCTTGGACGTCGACCCCAAGATCTACGGGATGGTCTGGAGCGCGGAGAACGGGGTGCAGCCCTTCGAGACGGTCCATCGCTTTCTGGCCACTCCCGGCGGCAATGTCGTCCTGGCCGCACGCAACGCCTTCCGCGCCATCAAGAATCGAGCGCATGTGGTGCTCGTGATCGATCGCTCGGGAAGCATGGACGGCAAGCTCTTCGACCGGGAGCGCGGCGTCGAGCGATCGCGCATGGACCTTGCCGTCGAGAGCGCCAACCTGCTCGCGGAGAGCCTTCAGGATCGCGATCGCCTGTCGCTGCTGCTCTACAGCTACGATGTCGCCTATTCCGACCTGACGCCCAAGGGACAGCCGATCGCCATGGATGCAGCCGGAAAACAGCGCCTGGCCGCAGCACTCGCGGGGGTTCGACCGGCCGGCGGAACCGCCATGCGCTCGGCGATCGCAACGGCTTGGAGCGATCTGTGCGAGGCGATCAAGGCCAATCCGGATGACCGCTCGATTCGGGTCATGGTGGTGCTGACCGACGGGGTCGACAACGCCTCGAAGGTGTCCGACAAGGACCTGATCCGCCGGATCGGCTTCGCGCAGTCCGACGGTCGCGCGGGTCATCTGGGCGACCCCGCATGCAAGGTTCCGGTCTTCGGGGTCGCCTTCGGCGGAGGAGCGGACGACGCCTCGCTCAAGGCGATCAGCAGCGCGGCGGGCGGCGAGACCCGCCGAGGCGATTCGGCCGAGATCCGCGAGATCTTCAAACGCTTCAGCGAGCTGCTTTGA